The Drosophila sechellia strain sech25 chromosome 2L, ASM438219v1, whole genome shotgun sequence region CACAATCACAAAGTCAAGCTCAAATTCAATCACAGCCTGAACCAAGATCATGTTTACAGTGTCAGCAAGCTAGTTACCAACAATACATTGCACAGATAGACATCGAGATTGACGCCAAGCTGGACACGGTGAGCCATTCCTCTCAGAGATTCCATGTGGACAGCATACAGTTACTATATTGAAGGTTCTATACATTTTTCAATCGTATGACAGCCCAAACTGATCTCAAAATATGGACATCAAGCAGAGACCCATTACGCATTCACTGCCGACGGCTACAAGCTCTGCCTACATCGAATTCCGCGATCTGGAGCCACACCCGTCCTATTGGTACATGGCCTGATGGCCAGCTCGGCCACCTGGGTGCAGTTCGGTCCATCCCAAGGTCTGGCCTACATCCTGTCCCAAAGCGGGTACGACGTCTGGATGTTGAACACCAGAGGTAACGTCTACTCGGAGGAGCGCCTGGCCGGTCGGGAGAGCGACAAGGTCTTCTGGGACTTCTCTTTCCACGAGATCGGGCAGTACGATCTACCCGCTGCAGACCAAAATGCCGAGCATCCAGTACATTGGTCACTCGCAGGGATCCACGGCCTTCTTTGTGATGTGCAGTGAAAGGCCTGACTATGTAGGCAAGATCTCATTGATGCAGTCCCTCTCGCCATCAGTTTATATGGAAGAAACACGCAGTCCGGCCCTCAAGTTTATGAAACTTTTTTCTGGTGGCTTCACAGTGAGTCCAGCACATTCCTAAAatcttatatatgtatattttatgttCTTCATTTCTTTCAAAAGATGTTGTTGAATCTCCTAGGCGGCCACAAGATCTCTCTGAAGAACAAGATCGTTGACATGTTCCGTAACCACATCTGCAACAAACTTATCCCCAGCCGCATCTGTGCCATCTTTGAATTTGTGGTGTGCGGATTTAACATCAACAGCTTCAATATGGTGGGAAATTGATCAATAATTTGGATTTCACGGGTTAATGTTATTTTTTTGTAGACGCTATCGCCCATTTTGGAAGGTCACGCCTCGCAGGGAAGCTCCGCTAAACAGATCTATCATTTCGCCCAAATGCAGGGCAAGTCTGAGTTCCAAAAGTACGACTACGGGCTTATTCTGAATAAGCTACGCTACAAGTCCATATTCCCCCCAACTTACAACCTTTCCCTGGCACTGGGCAAGGTGGCCCTTCACCGCGGAGATGGCGACTGGTTGGGATCGGAATCGGATGTCCTTCGACTGGAGCGTGACCTGCCCAACTGCATAGAAAACAGGAACATTCGCTTCGAAGGATTCTCTCATTTCGATTTCACGATCTCCAAGGACGCTCGATCCTTGGTCTACGATCGCGTAATCGGTCTGTGTGGTTCTAATCGTTAATAGCTTAGATAACAAATTGTACTCTTAGCTTACAACTGAAATTTAAGCTGCTTTGCTTAGCACagaatattatgaatacaaaaataaagatAAAGAAAGGATAATAATtccatttaaaataatatatgtagACGCATGTTTCAGGAATTGCTAAGAAATGAGAATTCTGTGAAGAGGGGGGAATCAATAATCTAACGAGAATAGATTCCACCCATTGTTTTagatattttaataatataataaggGTCTAAGTACATTTCATGGTAAAAATCTGCCTATGGGCAGACCTCTAATTCTTACAATACTTCTGATCCAAAAAGGCTTAAGTAGTCAATTTATATTACGAAATTATTTCTTGTTGTCTCTTTTAGGGATATATATTTAACGCCAGAATTATAAGAATTTTTCAAGGTTATTCCACTAACAAGCTTTGGAAAACTGTATTGTAGTGATGCAACATCGGTATGTTAATTTAGTTATCCACTCCAAGCATggatattttaatttcaaggTCTTGTATCTTTTAACCTATATAAACGAAAGATTCCTTCGATGTCGAAGGAAGTTTAGTTTAGCAACGAAATGACTATCGTATTTAGTCTTCTGGTCTGTGTATTCTTCTTAATCGGTACTGTGGTAGCCAGCAACTCTCGGAAATGGATCCCATATGCGAATCCCTTGGATGAACAGTCACAGTCTCAGTCGCAGCTACAGGTAAACACAAGAATGCAAAGCAGCTCATAAGCACCTAAAGCATCTGCACAATCCAATGTTTTAATATTAGGAAAATGGAGCAAGCTATCAAAATCCGGATAATTTTGAACAGTCGCAATCCcaatcacaaaatcagctAGTGGCGCAGATTCCGCCATCTGGTGCTTCTCTAAGTGAAGGGCAAccacttaataatattatacgCCTTATGGATGAAGGGGTGCTTCTACAGCCACAATATAGCCCCATCGAGACTGTCGATCAATCACAGAACTTAATTCAGAGGCAGTTACAGTCACAGGCACAGGAACAGTCACAGTCGCAGGCACAAGCGCAGGCCCAGTCACAGGCACAGTCACAGGCTCAGTCACAGGCTCAGTCACAGGCTCAGTTACAGTCCCAGTTGCAAAAGATACAATCACTGTTACAGTCTGATTTACAGTCCCAGTCGCAGTTAGAGGCTCAACTACAGTCACAGTTAGATGAACTTAAACAACAGTCTGAGTTCCAGCTGGTCCCTCTTAGTCAGTTGAGGCCCCGAGCATCCGATCAACCAATTGTAATCTTAGATTCGATACCAAAACCCCGGCCTCAGTTAGTACTACTTCCTTCTCAGAAGGGGCCAGTTCAGCAGGACCCAAATCTTCGTTACGTAATTCCGAATCCGCCAAAACGTAAACGCCAAATTTCACCTGATAGCGCAATTCCCAATGTTTATATATTGGCTCCATCCCAACAGATAAAGTCGAACTCCAGTATTAGCATTGATCAAATACTAAAGTTGTATCAGTACAAATCAGATAAGGAGCGCAAAATTGCCGAATTGAAACAACAGATAAAGAAACATGAGAcactaaatattttaaaattagttcCGTCTCTAATGGTAACACCAGCAACCCCAGTCCTATTACCATCACAATCCCAATTAGCATCACAGCAATCATGGCCATTTTCTCAATTACAATCGCAGCAAAATTCACAGTCTTCGGGATCACAGTCCCAATTGCAGTCACAGTCAAACGCTCAATCATCTGAATCACAGTCCCAGTCTCAGTTGCAGTCAGATTCACAGTCCCAGTTGCAGTCACAGATAAACCCTCAATCATCTGAATCACAATCCCAATCGCAATCACAGAAAAGAGGATCACAATCCCAATTGCAATCACAGATAAACCCTCAATCATTTGGATCACAGTCCCAATTGCAATCACAAATAGATTCACACTCTGATGCCTCACAGTCCCAGCTGCAGTCACAGCTAGGCTCTGAATCAACTGGATTACAGTCCCAACTGCAGTCACAGTTAGGCTCACAATTATCTGGTCCACAGTCTCAGTCGCAGTCACAGTTTAATTCCCAGACTTCAGAATCACAGTCCCAATTGCAAACGCAGGCCAAGTTTCGGTCTTTAGGATCCCAGTCCCAATCACAGTCACAGCGTGATTCCCAGTTTTCACGATCACAATCCCAATCGCAGTCACAGCTTAATTCCCAGTCTTTAGGATCACAGTCGCAATCGCAGTCACAGCTTGATTCCCAGTTTTCAGGATCACAATCCCAATCGCAGTCACAGCTTAATTCCCAGTCTTTAGGATCTCAGTCCCAATCGCAATTACAGATAAGGCCTCAGTTAGGCACAAAGTCTTTAGAGTCACAGTCCCCATCAGAGTTGCTACTACACATTCAGGGGCCTTCCACATATCAGGACAATTTGCCTGAACCCAATATACAGacgaaaaaaaatcgaatcaaTGTGGTTATGCCTGAGTACAAAGTATTCAAAACACCAAATTACCTTACCCAGGAGGATATCTTGGATAATTCTAAGCTGACAACTGTACGTTAAAACATCTATTCCTCTGATTCCAATCGCTTCGAACGCACCTTTTTAACAAATGCAATAGGTTGACCTGATTGAGAAGTACGGCTATCCATCTGAGACCAATTACGTAACCTCCGAAGACGGCTACAGGCTTTGTTTGCATCGTATTCCGCGTCCTGGTGCTGAACCAGTCTTATTAGTCCACGGCCTAATGGCCAGCTCAGCTTCTTGGGTGGAACTTGGGCCCAAGGATGGTCTGGCATATATCCTTTACCGTAAGGGTTACGACGTCTGGATGCTGAATACCCGTGGCAACATATACTCCCGCGAGAATTTGAATAGACGCCTGAAGCCGAATAAGTACTGGGACTTCTCCTTCCACGAGATCGGCAAGTTTGATGTGCCCGCTGCCATCGATCATATTCTGAGTCACACCCACAAGCCGAATATCCAATACATTGGCCATTCGCAGGGCTCCACCGTTTTCTTCGTGATGTGCAGTGAAAGGCCCCATTATGCACAAAAGGTGAATCTAATGCAGGCACTTTCTCCTACGGTTTATTTGCAGGAAAACCGCAGTCCAGTGTTAAAGTTCCTCGGAATGTTCAAGGGAAAGTATTCGGTGAGTAAAAGACCTTGTTGGGgaatttattatttcattgTCATTAggattatttgattatttttaatatgataGTAATTTTGCCTATCTTTATAGATGCTTCTGAACCTCCTGGGCGGCTACGAGATCTCAGCGAAAACGAAGCTTATCCAGCAGTTCCGCCAGCACATTTGCTCCGGCTCAGAGCTTGGCAGCAGCATCTGCGCCATCTTTGACTTTGTGCTCTGCGGATTCGACTGGAAGAGCTTCAATGCGGTAAGACTGCAGATTGTTTACTTTGGTTTCATTACCACCAATGCACTTTAGACCCTCACTCCCATCGTGGCTGCCCATGCCTCCCAAGGCGCCTCCGCCAAACAGATCTACCACTATGCACAGATGCAGGGTGACCTGAATTTCCAGCGTTTCGACCATGGAGCGGTCCTGAATCGCGTTCGCTACGAGTCCAGCGAGCCACCAGCCTACAATCTTTCGCAGACGACCAGCAAAGTTGTGCTCCATCACGGCGAAGGCGACTGGCTGGGATCCACCTCGGATGTGATCCGGCTGCAGAAGCGTCTGCCCAATCTCGTCGAGAGCCGGAAGGTCAATTTCGAAGGCTTCTCTCACTTCGACTTCACGCTCTCCAAGGATGTTCGTCCTCTACTCTACAGTCACGTCCTGCGGCACTTGTCAACCAGTCTCAGTGGATAGAACAATTTCGGCATTAAGCCTTGAAAGAATCGAATAATTGGAATAAAAGTCTATAGTCACTATAATATGAGTGGAActattaaatacatatataaaattatactGAAATTTATTCCACATTTCGTGTAACCACTGATAAAAAAGGTCCCATAAGGGGAATCTGCCGTTTTCGTGGTTCTAGGCTCTTTCCATCAGCATCACTCACTCAAGTGAAAGAAATCAATGCTTACGAACAGTGAggaaaatttgcatttccCATGCCCCAAGCGCTGCCATAAATTTCGCATCCTGAACGCATATTTACACGCCGCGAGGCCAAGTTTTCAAATTAAGTTTGCAATCGAAATGAGGCGCGAGGAAGCCAAGACCATGGCTTTAAATTGCTCACGTGTGTGACACATTTCTTTCGGCGGAGTCACGACAATGGCGACAAGCGGAAGCGGAAACGCGAAATGTGAAAAATGCGCAGAGCAAACAAAAGATGGCCAAGGGTGTGCGGCATCGGGGGAGTTGGAACGTGTCGCTTAACTGTTCCACGTACGTGGCCCTCGAGGCGCAGTCCACCCACAAAATTTGGGGCAACTCTGCCCACATAGCTTCTTTTTAGCTGGCTGTGACTGTTGTCGCTTTAGTAGCTAGAAATTTCATCTGGAAAATAGataaaaactttatttattcACTGCATTATAAgaaaatctaaaaaaatatAGCTAGAATATTAGTGTCATAAAATTAAGATAGAAATATAGATTCATGCTTTTCCTGTGTTGGGCCTCTActttaaaaagaaaacaaataaatctaaACAAATATGAACATTTTGTTCcgaatatattataaatagtcattacaaaataattaagcCAACACAAAGAACATTGTTTTTGGCTTCTTATAGCCATTTTCAGTTGGCAGCACTGCCTGCCAAACGGTAGGCCCTTCTCGGTGGGGTATTCCCAACTGTAAGCCCCAAAAGGCCCGGCGTACGTGTGTTATTTAATGCTTATCTTTATCCTTTTCCCATTAGTGTTATTGATGTTGGCAGCGGGGGGCTCGATGTTATCCCGCTCCCGAATCTTTCCCACAGGTGCACCGCCGCACTCGCCCGATAAACTTGCCCTCCGGCTGAGAGCTGACAATTGATGCCAAGGATATGCCGGCCAAATCACGCGCtaaacattattttaatgtCCCCAGGCAgtcacatatgtatatgcgaGTCGGCAGCTTTTCCCTCTGTATTTCACATGCGTGGATTTTCCGGGAATGTTTAAAGCCCTGCCAACTTATTTCCCCGAATTTGCGTGTGCGTTAAGAGGACTCTTGGGAACAACCTTGGTGCCCGAATCGAAGGAGGTCGCGTCCTTGAAGTATTCGGCATTTAAATTTCTGGGAAAACCTGCTTAGGTTTTGTCAGGTCTCCCCTTGAATAAATGATGAAGAGTCTTATATTATTCCTTGAATTTCCGTTAATTGGAGGATTTAGTATTGAGACCCAGTAGGGTTGAGTGAGATGATGGCAACTCTATCGTTTTGTAACTTTTCCCACACGGATTAGGAAATATGCAACACTGTACCTACACGACAAGTGAAAAACTCGACTGGCTCTGACAATTCTATCCAAATCGTAGACAAGACCGGAGAATACTTGCGTTTTGTTATGTAGCtttcgactggtggaaaaacCGAACACACATATTTTAAACACCCCAACAAATTCAAATGTTTTTCCAACATTTCGTATTATAATAGTAgcacaaaaaataagaagcggTCGAGGAATTTTGCGCGACCCAAGTGTACCAAAAACTATTCTGATTTCAACGAAGACCAGAGTTCTCTATTTTCTATGAAAATCGACGAGCCCAAGAACTAAAAAAAAGGACAGCAAAGAGGCCATTAAAGGAGCAACGCAGTCGGACCAGATGTGCTAACTAAGAAACCAGGTCCACATCCAATCCCAGCCAAGTCCCCAAAAAGG contains the following coding sequences:
- the LOC6612033 gene encoding LOW QUALITY PROTEIN: lipase 3 (The sequence of the model RefSeq protein was modified relative to this genomic sequence to represent the inferred CDS: inserted 2 bases in 1 codon), with translation MAIAFNIAICSIFLLGIVVATKTQKWVPYADSLDENQGLDEQSQLQSQSQIQSQGTSQSQSQAQIQSQPEPRSCLQCQQASYQQYIAQIDIEIDAKLDTPKLISKYGHQAETHYAFTADGYKLCLHRIPRSGATPVLLVHGLMASSATWVQFGPSQGLAYILSQSGYDVWMLNTRGNVYSEERLAGRESDKVFWDFSFHEIGQYDLPXLQTKMPSIQYIGHSQGSTAFFVMCSERPDYVGKISLMQSLSPSVYMEETRSPALKFMKLFSGGFTMLLNLLGGHKISLKNKIVDMFRNHICNKLIPSRICAIFEFVVCGFNINSFNMTLSPILEGHASQGSSAKQIYHFAQMQGKSEFQKYDYGLILNKLRYKSIFPPTYNLSLALGKVALHRGDGDWLGSESDVLRLERDLPNCIENRNIRFEGFSHFDFTISKDARSLVYDRVIGLCGSNR
- the LOC6612035 gene encoding lipase 3 isoform X2, which codes for MTIVFSLLVCVFFLIGTVVASNSRKWIPYANPLDEQSQSQSQLQENRSPVLKFLGMFKGKYSMLLNLLGGYEISAKTKLIQQFRQHICSGSELGSSICAIFDFVLCGFDWKSFNATLTPIVAAHASQGASAKQIYHYAQMQGDLNFQRFDHGAVLNRVRYESSEPPAYNLSQTTSKVVLHHGEGDWLGSTSDVIRLQKRLPNLVESRKVNFEGFSHFDFTLSKDVRPLLYSHVLRHLSTSLSG
- the LOC6612035 gene encoding accessory gland protein Acp36DE isoform X1; amino-acid sequence: MTIVFSLLVCVFFLIGTVVASNSRKWIPYANPLDEQSQSQSQLQENGASYQNPDNFEQSQSQSQNQLVAQIPPSGASLSEGQPLNNIIRLMDEGVLLQPQYSPIETVDQSQNLIQRQLQSQAQEQSQSQAQAQAQSQAQSQAQSQAQSQAQLQSQLQKIQSLLQSDLQSQSQLEAQLQSQLDELKQQSEFQLVPLSQLRPRASDQPIVILDSIPKPRPQLVLLPSQKGPVQQDPNLRYVIPNPPKRKRQISPDSAIPNVYILAPSQQIKSNSSISIDQILKLYQYKSDKERKIAELKQQIKKHETLNILKLVPSLMVTPATPVLLPSQSQLASQQSWPFSQLQSQQNSQSSGSQSQLQSQSNAQSSESQSQSQLQSDSQSQLQSQINPQSSESQSQSQSQKRGSQSQLQSQINPQSFGSQSQLQSQIDSHSDASQSQLQSQLGSESTGLQSQLQSQLGSQLSGPQSQSQSQFNSQTSESQSQLQTQAKFRSLGSQSQSQSQRDSQFSRSQSQSQSQLNSQSLGSQSQSQSQLDSQFSGSQSQSQSQLNSQSLGSQSQSQLQIRPQLGTKSLESQSPSELLLHIQGPSTYQDNLPEPNIQTKKNRINVVMPEYKVFKTPNYLTQEDILDNSKLTTVDLIEKYGYPSETNYVTSEDGYRLCLHRIPRPGAEPVLLVHGLMASSASWVELGPKDGLAYILYRKGYDVWMLNTRGNIYSRENLNRRLKPNKYWDFSFHEIGKFDVPAAIDHILSHTHKPNIQYIGHSQGSTVFFVMCSERPHYAQKVNLMQALSPTVYLQENRSPVLKFLGMFKGKYSMLLNLLGGYEISAKTKLIQQFRQHICSGSELGSSICAIFDFVLCGFDWKSFNATLTPIVAAHASQGASAKQIYHYAQMQGDLNFQRFDHGAVLNRVRYESSEPPAYNLSQTTSKVVLHHGEGDWLGSTSDVIRLQKRLPNLVESRKVNFEGFSHFDFTLSKDVRPLLYSHVLRHLSTSLSG